GCCCAACGCGACGGCCCCACCTCCAGCAGCCCGCGCGCACAATCAAGCGCCCAATTTTTGCAGCGCAACAGCCCGCGTGCACACCCGTGCGCTAAAGATTTTGGTGCGCATTCTATTTTACAGCGTCTACTGGAGCATTGTTTTTTATCTCCGGCATACAAAAACGATGATTTTTAGCGCGTGAAGCATATTGGGGgcgtctgttggagatgctcttgaTAAACCTCAGGTAGGTAGAAATTGCTCAGAGTGTACCGAACAAAACCAGGAGAGAAGCACAGAACCTGTCGCTCACTCGCCTCGCGCAACTGCGGCGTTGGACCGGCTCAGGTAACGAAGGAAAGGCTTCGTTCATCGTTTGGCAATTAGAGAGCGAGCATCAGTCCATACAAAACTGGGCCGTGTGGGATGCGTGCAAACTAAACAAATGTGGGTGCTGCTGGGCGGATTCGCTCCCTGTTGTAACACAAAGGCTTCTTGTCCCTGGTGGTCCTGTGATAAGCGTTTCAGTGAACTTCTCCATCACTAGGGAGTGAGGCTTATCCCTGTCACTCACAGTTTTGCTGCTCGCGCCCGGACGGACCCGGAATATGCCCGTTCCGTTGGTAAAGAAAATTCCAATGTGCGCGCGCTACCAGATGCCTACATGGAGACCACTGGGTTAAAGCTCCAACACGAAGCTAAATATGTTTCCTAGTAGACGAGAATTAACCCCTTCTTTGTGCCGGGTGCCGACCACATTCTGTTCTCTTGTTATTCCACGCTGCACTGCACGGAGGCAGCGACGATCCTGATCCATGTAAGGTGCTGCCTTACATGGAGCCATGGCCATGCAAACGACACAACCGCTCTCCAGCAGTCCAACTTGGCATCCATTTCGCTTTCTTGCTCCCGCTCCTTAACCACAGAAGCGGACGATCCTATCCGCCTACGGAGATCTACAGCGAATAACGGCGCTCGCCCGGTTCCTGTCCACAAAATAAAATTCCACCCAGTGTTAATCCAACTCAGACGCATGACATGGTTCCCGTCTGTTGTCACGAGGCTGATCCGTTGGGCCATGATGCCAAAGAAAACATGTGCTGAGAAAGCGAGACGGGTCGAAATCACCGGGGGTCGACAGCCAAAACAACAAGTTGAAACCATCACCGATCCGCACGAACGATTTCAGGGAGTGCGAAAGCAGCGCACACATGCATGGCAGGCAGGCAGGTAAAGCGTGCGGGAAGAAGAATCGGCCATGTAGGAGCGCGCCTTTCCCCTTCACTAGCGCACCTTTGGCCGAGGGCGATGCGGAGAATCCTTGGTGCTGTCCATTTCACATGCTGGCTAGTGGAGGGAGGAATAACCGTTTGCTTTTCTCGTTCTAGACTAGtgctccctccgttcggaattacttgtctcggaaatggatgtatctagaattatagttctagatacatccatttctgcgacaagtaaatCCGAACGGAGGAAGTACTCGCTAGTAGCCAACAAAGAAACTGTATGATGCGGGGTGTTGGTTGGCCGGTATGTATGTTTTTCCGGTGCCTAATGTGAGCCGTGCAACGACGTGAGCCTCCATAATTTTATTTATGTCGCGGACAAAAGACCAAAGCGAAAATGAAAAGATGAAGGGGGAGAATGTTTTCTTTGTCAGGTCGAGATAAGATCGCATCTCCGGCCTTGGCAATTGGCTATAGGAGCCCACGGGAGTGCCGAACATCGCCATGGAAAGGCATTTGACGACATCAATGGAATTTGCTGCCGATTCTTCTTTTGGTAAAGAAACATAACTGCAAAGCAGACGACCGCGTACGTACATACTTCGTTTTTTTCTCAACATTTTGACAAGTCTATTTCCTTTTCTAGATTGTTATATACTTATTCAGCTGGCAGAGCGAAAGTGACGCGATGCAACTTCCAAACGGGGTGCTATGTCGTACTCGTATAGGCAGGCACATACCTGAAATGCATAAATAAAACATTGTGAAAACACTCATATTGATTTCCGGAATATAGTTTTTTCTTGGAATGGTAAGGTGTAGGCAGTATACTAATGGCAAAACTAAAGCGAACTTTGGCAAGGTGAGAGAAAAGTATTGGGTTCTTCTTTTCCACGTCGTGATGCACCACGATTATTACGTTAATTTTTCGTCTAAACAATCTCGAGCTCTTGTCGCTGCTAGGCTACATAGTGCCCTTGCCTTTCCCCTCCCTACATTATTCATATCATATGTTGCCGCATAACCAATGGGAGCAAGGCCTTTGAAATTCTCTACGACGTCATTAGCTAGTCTAACACTACTTTACAATCACGAGTAGGTCAACATCATCACTCTAATCAAGCCGGGCCAGTTCGTTGCTTGTTTTCTTTCCATTAGGATAATCGTCTCCCTAAGCGAGCAGATAAGAGCAGGCGAGTACCTTAATTCCTACGCAATTGCGTCCATTCGCCACGCGTCTCTTTCGCACTCACTTTGTTTATGCAGTTGACTTCCACAAGAGCTTCTTTGCCTCCATGGCTTAAATATCTGTCTCATCCTCTCTCAAGTTACTTTTGATCACACATTGTAGTATATGATGTAGGCCGTCCATAGAGTATTAGTAGTAGTAGACAAACTAATGTGCATGCATCTGCCTATCTGAGACCACAGGTGAAGAACACTCTCCACTCAACTCCACATACTGCTATACAGGAGTACATGGAGAATAAACTTTGACCTCGTGATCATGAGTGGCATGCACTTTCGGGCAAAAACATATTTAACCACTAATTAAGTTGACGAATATGGTCAGCCATGCATGCCTATGGACCATCAGCTAGCTTAGCTAGGTTGGTGTGGGTCTGAGTGTGAGTAATCATACTGGGCGGCAATTAACTAGTCCCTAGCCTATGACATCAGATAACTTAATTCGATCGTCCGCAATAGATTCTGTCTCTGTGCATGCATCGATAACGTCCATACATTCATGGACTTCATCGCAGTTCCAACCGACCGTCTTGTGGATAATATATACGCCATGCAGTAGAAGAGCACCCTATTCTGTAGCCTCACGAGAACTTTCTTATGCTCCtataaaaaaaatagaaaaaggaatacCCTAGCTGCATGTCTTCATACCACCAGCCTACGCACGTACAAATTCGTAGGGAACGCCGGCCATGTCGAACCTAACTTATGATGCCATGTAGTAGAAGAATCAGAGGAGCCGTCTAATTTGCATCGTTTCACATaaatggaaaagatatgtggaGTGGGCGAAGAAGGACATAGAAAAGAAGACACCGTCCGTCCGTGTGTGTTTTTTTAATCACCTGGAACACCAAAAGGCTCGCGCCGCCCAGTAGGAACTGCACACGTTGACATTGCCATGTTATTTTTTTTGAGCCAAAGAGAGGCCACCATTGACATTGGCACATGCATGCATAACCAACCCACTTCCATTCCATTTCATGTGCTCCAACAAAAGCTACTCCATTCCACATGCATTATTAACCGCTGCATGCGGCACGAACCGGCCGGCCGGGCAAAGCTGGAAAAGCGCAGCCGAACATTGCAGCAACGGGAAAGGGCAAGGCATCGCCGCCGGCGTGGAGCAGCGGCATTGCGACAACTCACGCCCGTGGTCGTACGCCACTAGCTGTATTCGCATCGgtcgcccagggggggtaggggCCGGCGACGTCGTTTCGGCCGGATGCGCATCGGTTCCCGCTACGCCCCATGCAGATCTTCCGGGTACGATCTCTGATCTGTACCGGTGTACGTACGCGCTCCTCCGTCGATCTTGTCCGCTCTTTCCCTCTACATCTTTTGCTGGTGACCGGCTGATTGGGCCGTCGGGAGAGGGTGTGATCTTCCGGAATGATTTGGTTCGTGGGCGGTGCGCTGCGTTTTTCGCCTTTTGTCACATCGAAAGCTTCTTGTATTCTTGTCCATGGAGACAGAAATGTGATGTGAAGGGTGAGGAGCATAGTCCGTATACGTGCGTCCAGTACGGGCCGTCCGCTCGGTGTCAAAGGAACAACATACATTCCTAGACCGGTGAAGCTCACAGGTAGGTGTCACGTCAAAAATGAAAGAAAGGTAAAGTTCACAGGTGGTGCACGGACCGATGAAATCAAGTGGAACAACATTAGTGGTACAATGAATATCTCtcagaagaaaaagaaaaagaaaaaacattACAGTGAATAAGGTGCAAAGATATTTTAAAATTTAACTTTGAACATCAATTTAACCAATGAAATATGAGTTATGCACGTGCGACCAAAGTTACATCACTGAATTCATATTCAGAAAAAAGTTTTCAGTGATATAGTTTTGAAGTCACATAACTTATGGTCCATTGGTTAAAGTGGTTGTCAAAGTTATATCTCGAAATGCATTCACGTCTTATTCACTGGAATGAAGAGAGTAGTAAGCAAAATCCATTGGGGAGTTCATATTTTATTAACTGTCGTTTTGTATTTCATGTTTGTTTTGATCTTGTCTCATTAGTTGACATATCGCTATATTTATTTTTTTTGCTCATTTGCACCACTTTTTAGATCCAATTTCTGAAATGTTCCATTTTGTTGTTGCAGTGGATCTTAGGCATATGTCGTCAAACATGCAAGGTACTACCACTGCTACGGTCTAAATgattttatattagtttacagggAGAGTGCATGATTCAATTGGTCGAGAGCACCGACCAAATGATTGTATCTTTGTATGTTCAATGAACATATACTACTAGTACCTCCGTACAGACAAGCGTGTATGTTCCGTGCAATTTGTTTCATTGGATATGGTGCTACGGTGCAGGGCTTCCAGCCTCCATGCTCCGTCTGATCGGCCCTTTGATTGGTTCAGCATCATATCCCCTGAAACAGCCGGCGGCCGTCACAGCCTGGTTGCAGAACTGGCGCCGCAAATTGCCTACAAAACAGCTGACGGAAATTCACAAACATATCATGTGAAGACGATGTCTTCAGTCATCTAAGTAGTACAAGTTGGACATTTGGTAATTGGTACCTTGTCCGCTCGAATAATTCAGTACGTAGATGAGGTCCATTCCATGTCTTTTCGCCGAGAAAGATGCCTATTTCTCCATCATTGCATTCTCTCGCCAGTGGCCGACCTAGGAACTGAATACTAGGGGTGCCAAATATCAAAACATTGGTAAACTTTTTTGAAAAAATTACACTAAAGTATTATAATTTCGTTTAAAACATCGTTGTAATTCCAAAAAAATAGTCTAAGATAGCATTCAGTTATTACAAAATTAATGTTAAGTATACCATATACACTAGTTTTCATGGCACCCATCGTACCCCCACTAGATTGGCCCTGTCTCTCGCCATGAAAATTCAACATCGGACAAATAAATATACGAGGAATTTTCAGTACTTCTGTTAGAGCATTTCAAACCGATCCCCTATATCAACTTAATGGAGTAAATTTGGCTTCTTTTTACTCCACTAAGTTTGACCTAGCCAATCCCCTATACCTTTGTCGGGAAAAAAAAATCCCCTATACAACTTAGTGGAGTAATTTTTTTACCCCATTCCTAAAAATCTGAGTATATTTACTCCATCCCTACGCGGCCGAGTAAAATTGGCGcctcttctcccctcctcctcttctcccccCGCACCACCGTCGACGCGCCCCCTGCCCTCCCCCGCCCCTCTGATGGCCGGACTGGTGGCCGCCGGTCCGCGCCGCCACGCGTGCGGGTCGTCTTCCGCGGACTCTTCATCGTGCCGCCGTCGCCGGTCCCCCGATTCGCCCGCCGCCACGTCCCTACGCCGATTCGACGACTATCCCGTCCTCCCTCCGCCCCAGCCGTCGACGAGGACCTACCTCGGTGTCCTGCAACGGCACTGGGGGACGTGGGTGGCCGAAATCACGGATCGGGGTACCCACACCTGGCGGTACCTCGGGAACCGTTCACACgtccgagctcgcggccatggagtacgaccgttggcaggtccgctaccatgGCGCGGCGGCCCTGCTCAACTTCCCCTTCGGCATGGCTCCGGTCCACCTCGTCCTGCCGGAGTCGGGGGTGGTGAGCTCTGCAATGGCGCGGGAGGACCACGAGGAGAGGGAGCGCCTCAAGGTCGAGGCTGCTGACGAGGCCAACATGGAATAGCTCCACCGggagcacccggagctcgtggaggcggagcggatGATCTTTGctgtcgccggcggcgaggttaTCGTTATCTCCTCCTCCGACGAGGCCGAAGGCGGCGATGACGAGTGAAGGAGTGTCTTCCTCGACGACCCCGACGATGGCaccggcccggacccggctcaCGACACACCGTACCTAACGAGGAAAGATTGGTTCGACCTCCACTTGGACCGAAAATAGTTTAGTTgcttttagtttagtttaaattatgTTTTATGTTTGGTTGTGCAAAACTATCGATGTTTatatttgaatgtatgctacctTCGGTTCAAattgctttgaacttgatcaaatcgAAGTTTACTCTGTTAAGTTTAGGGAATTGGCTAGAAACAGCCAAAAATtaatggagtatatatatatactccactAAAGGTTTTACTCCCTTAACTTTTAAGGAATCGGCTAGAGATGCCCTTAGTTAGTACTAGATTTATTTCCCATTGGTAAATCAGACTTGCATTCTCGATAGCATGAACGTGGGCAGCAACTAGACACTCTTCGGTGTAGCGACTTATCGACTTGTGCACAAGCTCGTTCTAATGGCGGTACTGGTCATTCGACGGTCTAGGAACGAGACAtcaatgtaatttttattatgctTTTATTATGATGTTTCGTACTTTTGGCGAACTTTTATAATAATAGATCtgaattttttctggaaaatGGGCACACATCGAGGAATGCATGAGGCGGCAAAATCAACGTCACGCGCATCTAACCGTTCCGCgtgatcgatcgatcgatcgctgTAGGGCTACCCGAAGTGGCAGGCCAAACTATACTATTTCGCGCATCCCCTATGTCTCGTTTTGTCTCAAAGCACGTCGATTATTCGGCACGCACGTACGCCGTCACGATCTTCTCACGGATAAAACGGAAACGGAAGTAGGCGGCACGACCCCATCATTGCACATGATGCGTATGTATGAAAATGGCAAGCCGATACTACGATCTGTTATACAGCCAACAATCTGTTAATTTCATTGAATAATTACTCAAATCACACTGGAAATACATCACGAGTGCAGTGCTACGGTCACGCCGGCCGGAAGCAGAGCTAGCCGCTGCATGCACCGGGACCAAACGGCGACCCGACCGATCGATCGATCGGGGAAAAAAGAGCGACACATGGGCGGCATGTGTCACAAAAAAGCCCGGCATGCATGCAGCCAGCAGCCACTGTGGCCACGGATTAATTGAGGTTATTATCCCACTGGCTAGGCTAACTATCTGGGATCTGGGACGGGAATAGTTTAAGCCTGGCAACCGAACTATCGCATTAGCAGCAGTGCAAATGCTGGGTGATTGATTGGACATGTGTTTGTCTCGTGGTTTTGCTTTCTTCGGGCGAGCGCACGTGCGAGCGATTAGGAGGTGGCAATGCAGTACTGCTCCAGGATGAAGAGCGGCTTCTGCCGCAGCTGCCGGCACCGGCGCACGCTCTGCAGCAGGTCGTGCTTGTCGCCCCGCCGCGACGTGAACAGGAGCAGCTGCTGCTTCGTGTCGGCGGCGGCCAGGGCCGACGACGGGTGGTGCCGTCCGCCGcactcgtcctcgtcctcgtcacTGTCATCGCCGTCGACGGGAGTGTGCGGCGCGCCGGTCTCAGTCGACGCCACCGCGACCGCGGCCGCGAGCGTCGTCGTGGACGAGGGCACCCGGCGCAGCGTCGGGGTTTCCTCGCGGGCGGACGGCTCGGAGTGCGGCGCGTCGGCGTGGCCCCGGGCCTGCTCGAAGGTGAAGGGCGTGCTGCCCACGAACTTGTTGATGACGAGCGTCGACCGGTGCACCTTGGCGGCGGCGGGCGCCTGCGGCTGCGAGCTGACCTTCACCTCCACCATGGTGCCTCTGTCCAcgacctccacctcctcctcgtcttcctcctcctcctccacctgcATGGCCACCTCTTGCTCTGGCTCGCACTTGTCCTCCACGACCGGGAAGTAGGACGCCTCGGCCGGCGCGGCGCTCTTGCTCGCCGCGCTCTGGCCACGAGCAGAGCACTCGATGAAGGAGAGGCAGAGGCGGCCGCCCTGGCGGTTCGCCTGGAGGTACCCGCGCGGCCTCACCACCACCGCCTCGACGACGAGGCGGCCGTCCTGGCGGCGCGAGCACATCTTCAGACACGGCCCATCGCGGCTCGACATggatggcagcggcggcgggaaCGAGCGGCGCGGCGACCGTCTCCCGCCCGAGGAGTGGTAGTTCACCGCCACGAGGTCGTCGGCCGGGTAGCTTTCTTGTGCGGCACTGCTCTCCCAGAAGGACTCCTCTGCCTCGACGGGCGCCGTCGGCAGCGGCGAGCCAAAGAGGCAGGACATGTCGAAGTCGCCGGAGCCGGTCTCGCAGCCGAGGCTCTCGGTGCAGACCTCGAGGCTCTTCTGGCTCATCGACCGTCGCACGCGCGGGCTGACGTACGGCTTCTTGGCGGCGGCCACCTTGCTGTCCACGCCGGCCTGGATGGCATTCCATATGTCGACCTG
This genomic window from Aegilops tauschii subsp. strangulata cultivar AL8/78 chromosome 4, Aet v6.0, whole genome shotgun sequence contains:
- the LOC109782598 gene encoding uncharacterized protein, with protein sequence MSVAVCRGPAVPAFETPAWLRPAKPHKPEVVVADDRPAQVDIWNAIQAGVDSKVAAAKKPYVSPRVRRSMSQKSLEVCTESLGCETGSGDFDMSCLFGSPLPTAPVEAEESFWESSAAQESYPADDLVAVNYHSSGGRRSPRRSFPPPLPSMSSRDGPCLKMCSRRQDGRLVVEAVVVRPRGYLQANRQGGRLCLSFIECSARGQSAASKSAAPAEASYFPVVEDKCEPEQEVAMQVEEEEEDEEEVEVVDRGTMVEVKVSSQPQAPAAAKVHRSTLVINKFVGSTPFTFEQARGHADAPHSEPSAREETPTLRRVPSSTTTLAAAVAVASTETGAPHTPVDGDDSDEDEDECGGRHHPSSALAAADTKQQLLLFTSRRGDKHDLLQSVRRCRQLRQKPLFILEQYCIATS